A genomic stretch from Streptomyces sp. QL37 includes:
- a CDS encoding acyltransferase — protein sequence MNEATGEGLTGPDLFDYSPWNYWTEADDDDRDRQRRIQSALRKDNDGHRFGEDCFVSRLAAVQNERLVLGPRSYVAAGAYLTGTLDAGRDCTINAYTVVRGTVELGDAVRIGAHTSLLAFNHGFDDPDTEVFRQPLTSQGIRVGNDVWIGSHVVVLDGITIGDGAVIGAGSVVTKDVPAAAVVGGNPARVLRRRGAGRSTTAKGGTDLVGAVATFADTARAQAEEVLARCFSPDEEDGLFTDAPGGDPTVRAQCDAIEIADLLLGHAPGPLSADRQRERLRSWQDRDTGLVRPLGPGSPRLPYGEAPFSDETSYHILCVGYALDLLGSAFPHPLRNVDRMSAADVTTALGALPWHEEPWHSGAWVDTLGTAFLWNRRHGATGQGGAVEALLGWLLTHADPRTGLWGKESAVDGLLLPVNGFYRASRGTFAQFGLPVPYPERVIDTVLEHARDIRYTLPERQTACNILDIAQPLWLTRTTGHRTEETVALARRLLSDALGRWVDGQGFAFRAQHPSTRSARETQPGLQGTEMWLAIIWYLSDLAGISDALGYRPRGVHRPEPAAPPS from the coding sequence ATGAACGAAGCCACTGGAGAGGGCCTGACGGGCCCCGATCTGTTCGACTACTCCCCTTGGAACTACTGGACCGAAGCCGACGACGACGATCGCGACCGGCAGCGAAGGATCCAGTCCGCCCTGCGGAAGGACAACGACGGTCACCGGTTCGGCGAGGACTGCTTCGTCTCCCGGCTGGCCGCGGTGCAGAACGAGCGTCTGGTTCTCGGACCGCGGAGCTACGTCGCCGCCGGCGCCTATCTGACCGGCACCCTGGACGCGGGACGGGACTGCACGATCAACGCCTACACGGTGGTGCGCGGCACCGTCGAACTCGGCGACGCCGTCCGTATCGGTGCTCATACCTCCCTCCTCGCCTTCAACCACGGGTTCGACGACCCGGACACGGAGGTCTTCCGCCAGCCGTTGACCTCGCAGGGCATACGTGTCGGCAACGACGTGTGGATCGGCTCCCACGTCGTCGTCCTGGACGGCATCACCATCGGGGACGGAGCCGTGATCGGTGCGGGCAGCGTGGTGACCAAGGACGTACCGGCGGCCGCTGTGGTCGGCGGAAACCCCGCCCGCGTCCTTCGCCGGCGGGGTGCCGGTCGTTCGACGACGGCGAAGGGCGGCACGGATCTGGTCGGTGCGGTGGCCACGTTCGCCGACACAGCACGCGCCCAGGCCGAGGAAGTCCTCGCCCGGTGCTTCTCCCCCGATGAGGAAGACGGACTGTTCACGGACGCACCGGGCGGCGACCCCACCGTACGGGCTCAGTGCGACGCGATCGAGATCGCGGACCTCCTGCTGGGGCACGCTCCCGGTCCTCTCTCCGCCGACAGGCAACGCGAGCGACTGCGGTCGTGGCAGGACCGGGACACCGGGCTCGTCCGCCCGCTGGGACCGGGAAGCCCCCGTCTCCCCTACGGCGAGGCGCCCTTCAGCGATGAGACGAGCTACCACATCCTGTGCGTGGGCTACGCCCTGGACCTGCTCGGCAGCGCTTTCCCGCATCCGCTCCGCAACGTCGACAGGATGAGTGCCGCCGATGTCACCACAGCGCTCGGCGCGCTCCCCTGGCACGAAGAGCCCTGGCACTCCGGCGCCTGGGTCGACACGCTGGGCACCGCGTTCCTGTGGAATCGACGCCATGGTGCGACCGGGCAGGGCGGGGCGGTGGAAGCGCTGCTGGGCTGGCTGCTCACTCATGCCGACCCCCGCACCGGCCTCTGGGGGAAGGAGAGCGCGGTCGACGGGCTCCTCCTCCCGGTCAACGGTTTCTACCGCGCCAGCCGGGGCACGTTCGCCCAGTTCGGACTTCCTGTGCCCTACCCCGAGCGCGTCATCGACACCGTCCTCGAACACGCGCGCGACATCCGCTACACGCTGCCCGAGCGGCAGACGGCCTGCAACATCCTCGACATCGCCCAACCGTTGTGGCTCACCCGTACGACCGGCCACCGCACGGAAGAGACCGTGGCCCTGGCCAGGCGCCTGCTGTCCGACGCCCTGGGCCGCTGGGTCGACGGCCAGGGCTTCGCCTTCAGAGCACAGCACCCGTCGACCAGGAGTGCCCGGGAGACACAGCCCGGCCTGCAGGGCACCGAGATGTGGCTGGCGATCATCTGGTACCTGTCCGATCTCGCGGGCATCTCCGACGCGCTGGGATACCGGCCCCGCGGAGTGCACCGGCCCGAACCGGCCGCGCCCCCGAGCTGA
- a CDS encoding extracellular solute-binding protein codes for MPRMSRRTVLRTMAATGAAAAVPSLLTGCSSSSSGGDVSNAGKKLAAWPEYEAAPGAKPDLAPTESGVQAGYTSYPADLTTAVKRTPGDGSTIRVMSVTFGTPPKAAAENQYWRAVEKALGVKIEFTVVPQADYQKKMATVMAGEAEALPDIINMFSGYTLPREAQFVQKRAQDLTPYLSGAAIHDYPNLAGIPTPAWRDMGRVGGQIYGIPLERPVTGSTLWLNQGLFTDAGMKDGWTSQDFAAVAQKATRGKTYALGAAAGSLFGHAVHAAAHNVSAWSVGKDGKFRSSFTDERFKATVAFQTQLRTAGSYHPNATSMSSPDLSTLFLNGTVASAQNGFGAYQVLYPDTKGLFTPAPALPYSVDGTPGGVVAARRSFGYTILKKAKKERIEMLLRVLDYLAAPFGSKEWELLQFGSEGVHFTRGKDGTPQRNKLGEVENITNLPFRYLAEGPQVLFVAGRPEAVRALHSWQRKVVPVAIRSASFGLLSRTEVTQGTTLRALMDDTVTAVIAGRSSMADLDAAVKKWRSRGGDTMAEEYAEEYAANS; via the coding sequence ATGCCCAGAATGTCCCGGCGCACCGTGCTGCGCACCATGGCAGCCACGGGCGCTGCCGCCGCCGTGCCGTCCCTCCTCACCGGTTGCTCCAGCTCTTCGAGCGGCGGCGACGTGTCGAACGCGGGCAAGAAGCTCGCCGCCTGGCCCGAATACGAGGCGGCACCGGGCGCGAAGCCCGATCTCGCCCCGACGGAGTCCGGGGTCCAGGCCGGGTACACCAGCTACCCCGCGGATCTCACCACCGCGGTCAAGCGCACGCCGGGCGACGGCAGCACCATCCGGGTCATGTCCGTCACCTTCGGCACACCTCCGAAGGCGGCGGCGGAGAACCAGTACTGGCGTGCCGTCGAGAAGGCGCTCGGCGTCAAGATCGAGTTCACGGTCGTCCCGCAGGCCGACTACCAGAAGAAGATGGCCACGGTCATGGCCGGTGAGGCCGAGGCGCTGCCGGACATCATCAACATGTTCTCCGGCTACACCCTGCCCCGCGAGGCACAGTTCGTCCAGAAGCGGGCCCAGGACCTCACCCCCTACCTGTCCGGGGCGGCGATCCACGACTACCCCAACCTGGCGGGAATCCCCACACCCGCCTGGCGCGACATGGGCCGGGTCGGCGGCCAGATCTACGGCATCCCCCTGGAACGCCCGGTGACGGGATCCACCCTCTGGCTCAACCAGGGGCTGTTCACCGACGCCGGTATGAAGGACGGTTGGACCTCTCAGGACTTCGCGGCGGTCGCGCAGAAGGCGACCCGTGGAAAGACCTACGCCCTGGGCGCGGCCGCGGGGTCGTTGTTCGGACACGCTGTGCACGCCGCTGCGCACAATGTCTCGGCCTGGTCGGTGGGCAAGGACGGAAAGTTCCGTTCGAGCTTCACCGATGAACGGTTCAAGGCGACCGTCGCGTTCCAGACCCAGCTGCGCACGGCGGGCTCGTACCACCCGAACGCCACCTCGATGTCGTCCCCGGACCTCAGCACACTCTTCCTCAACGGCACCGTCGCCTCGGCGCAGAACGGCTTCGGGGCCTACCAGGTCCTCTACCCGGACACGAAGGGGCTGTTCACTCCGGCCCCCGCCCTGCCCTACAGCGTCGACGGCACACCGGGAGGAGTCGTCGCCGCCCGCCGTTCCTTCGGCTACACCATCCTGAAGAAGGCCAAGAAGGAACGCATCGAGATGCTGCTGCGGGTCCTCGACTATCTGGCGGCGCCGTTCGGCTCCAAGGAGTGGGAGCTGCTGCAGTTCGGCTCGGAAGGCGTTCATTTCACCCGCGGCAAGGACGGCACGCCGCAGCGCAACAAGCTCGGGGAGGTGGAGAACATCACTAATCTCCCCTTCCGCTACCTCGCCGAGGGTCCCCAGGTGCTGTTCGTGGCCGGGCGTCCCGAAGCCGTGCGCGCCCTGCACTCGTGGCAGCGGAAGGTCGTACCCGTCGCGATCCGCAGCGCCTCCTTCGGACTGCTGTCCCGGACCGAAGTCACGCAAGGAACGACCCTGCGGGCGCTGATGGACGACACGGTCACGGCAGTGATCGCAGGCCGGTCGTCCATGGCCGATCTCGATGCCGCGGTCAAGAAGTGGCGCAGTCGCGGCGGCGACACAATGGCTGAGGAGTACGCGGAGGAGTACGCGGCCAACAGCTGA
- a CDS encoding carbohydrate ABC transporter permease, with translation MSTQARPGWMEKPKPVTQVGKAIALVVVVALVCVPFLTILSTSLASQREVVENGGWVLWPTEPTLDAYRDILNGGIVTHALGVSIGVTAIGTALSLLCTVFLAYALARPNVYGSKPVLLLVLFTFLFPPGMIPSFLVVKELGLLDSYASLVLPVLVNVFNLVVLRGFFQGIPEELYEAARLDGAGDLRILWTIVLPLSKAALAVVGLFYAVAYWNSWFYASLYMESDHWPLQQVLRTYVVAGEGLTDTTTGEGTVSAPQTVQMAVLVIATVPILIVYPFLQKYFTKGVLTGAIKS, from the coding sequence GTGAGCACGCAGGCACGCCCCGGGTGGATGGAGAAGCCCAAACCGGTCACGCAGGTCGGCAAGGCGATCGCGCTCGTGGTCGTGGTCGCTCTGGTCTGCGTCCCCTTCCTGACGATCCTGTCCACCTCGCTCGCCTCGCAGCGCGAGGTGGTGGAGAACGGCGGCTGGGTCCTGTGGCCGACCGAACCCACTCTCGACGCCTACCGCGACATCCTGAACGGCGGCATCGTCACCCATGCCCTGGGGGTGAGCATCGGCGTCACCGCGATCGGCACGGCGCTCAGCCTGCTCTGCACGGTGTTCCTGGCCTACGCACTGGCCCGGCCCAACGTGTACGGCAGCAAGCCCGTACTGCTGCTGGTGCTCTTCACGTTCCTCTTCCCACCCGGCATGATCCCCAGCTTCCTGGTCGTGAAGGAACTCGGCCTGCTGGACTCCTACGCCTCACTGGTCCTGCCCGTGCTGGTCAACGTGTTCAACCTCGTCGTCCTGCGCGGCTTCTTCCAGGGCATACCGGAGGAGCTGTACGAGGCCGCCCGTCTCGACGGCGCCGGGGACCTGCGCATCCTCTGGACCATCGTGCTGCCGCTGTCCAAGGCCGCACTCGCCGTGGTCGGTCTCTTCTACGCCGTGGCGTACTGGAACTCCTGGTTCTACGCCTCGCTGTACATGGAGAGCGACCACTGGCCACTGCAGCAGGTCCTGCGCACCTACGTCGTCGCCGGCGAAGGCCTGACCGACACGACTACGGGTGAGGGCACGGTCAGTGCTCCGCAGACCGTGCAGATGGCGGTCCTGGTGATCGCCACGGTCCCGATCCTGATCGTCTACCCGTTCCTTCAGAAGTACTTCACCAAGGGCGTGCTCACCGGCGCCATCAAGAGCTGA
- a CDS encoding family 43 glycosylhydrolase, which produces MAIAATVLVGAAPAAPASAAAGAPEPSPRAQTIRNDAFWKDTDGNLIASQGGGVFKFGNTYYWYGVHYAEADLYAVSPTRKHPRATFASIRVYSSKDLVNWDFENEVADRSTPLAIPPSKDVSGDAFSRMASLDDAGWVGRMGVVYNEVTHKYVLMTQMSTTFDTDSKTNAGVLFLESESPTGDFTYADLQTQIPGVLYQGTGDQTVFTDDDGTDYLVFSNRNGRNHTYVARLDPSDSLSVEPAVEVSYNAAGREGNAMFKANGHYYIASSDLHGWNSSATHVIKSAGDDPQGPYGPETVMAGTEADYSHVSQSGFFFTVHGRKTDTVIYAGDRWSEFAWNGTGYNQWVPLSFDDEAPVFNSLSSWRLDARTGRWAVGRDNNFVLNPDFEADRVPVTTVTGWTTTVGDDSPSTQFVSNPTPAGNGTRHALKLGNPEGFAGGVSQQDSIPGGTYTLSLSAKTTPGLDTARVHITDARGNETVLDLRAVGSSWTTIASEPIKLRPGNVTITVEASATAGGTLSVDGLSLARS; this is translated from the coding sequence ATGGCGATTGCGGCGACGGTCCTCGTCGGGGCGGCACCCGCCGCTCCGGCATCGGCCGCCGCAGGCGCCCCGGAGCCATCGCCCCGTGCACAGACCATCCGGAACGACGCCTTCTGGAAGGACACCGACGGCAACCTGATCGCTTCGCAGGGCGGTGGCGTCTTCAAGTTCGGGAACACCTACTACTGGTACGGCGTCCACTACGCGGAGGCCGACCTCTACGCGGTGTCTCCCACCCGCAAACACCCACGGGCGACGTTCGCCTCGATCAGGGTGTACTCGTCGAAGGACCTGGTGAACTGGGACTTCGAGAACGAGGTCGCGGACCGGTCGACGCCGCTCGCCATTCCGCCGTCCAAGGACGTCAGCGGGGACGCCTTCTCCCGGATGGCGTCCCTCGACGACGCGGGCTGGGTCGGACGAATGGGGGTGGTGTACAACGAGGTCACGCACAAGTACGTGCTCATGACGCAGATGTCCACCACCTTCGACACGGACAGCAAGACGAACGCCGGGGTGCTCTTCCTCGAGAGTGAGTCCCCGACGGGAGACTTCACGTACGCCGACCTGCAGACGCAGATCCCGGGAGTGCTCTACCAGGGCACAGGTGACCAGACCGTGTTCACCGACGACGACGGCACGGACTACCTCGTCTTCTCCAACCGGAACGGCCGCAACCACACCTATGTCGCGCGTCTCGATCCTTCCGACTCACTGAGCGTCGAACCTGCCGTCGAGGTGTCCTACAACGCGGCCGGCCGCGAGGGCAACGCGATGTTCAAGGCGAACGGGCACTACTACATCGCCAGTTCCGACCTGCACGGATGGAACTCCTCGGCCACGCACGTCATCAAATCCGCCGGAGACGATCCGCAGGGCCCCTACGGCCCGGAGACCGTCATGGCGGGTACGGAGGCGGACTACAGCCATGTCTCGCAGTCCGGGTTCTTCTTCACCGTGCACGGCAGGAAGACGGATACGGTGATCTACGCGGGCGACCGATGGTCCGAGTTCGCGTGGAACGGAACGGGCTACAACCAGTGGGTCCCGCTCTCGTTCGATGACGAGGCGCCGGTGTTCAATTCGCTCAGTTCCTGGCGACTCGATGCCAGGACCGGGCGCTGGGCTGTGGGTAGGGACAACAATTTCGTTCTCAACCCGGACTTCGAGGCGGACCGCGTACCGGTGACGACTGTCACCGGATGGACCACGACCGTCGGTGACGACTCACCGTCGACGCAGTTCGTCTCCAACCCGACGCCGGCCGGCAACGGCACCCGTCACGCTCTGAAGCTCGGCAACCCGGAAGGGTTCGCGGGCGGCGTCTCCCAGCAGGATTCGATCCCGGGCGGTACCTACACGCTGTCGCTCTCCGCGAAGACGACACCAGGCCTCGACACGGCCCGTGTCCACATCACGGACGCGCGCGGAAACGAGACGGTCCTCGACCTCCGAGCCGTCGGTTCCAGCTGGACGACGATCGCGTCGGAGCCCATCAAGTTGCGGCCTGGAAACGTCACGATCACGGTCGAAGCTTCGGCAACCGCAGGTGGAACACTGTCGGTGGACGGCCTCTCGCTCGCGCGTTCGTAG
- a CDS encoding LacI family DNA-binding transcriptional regulator — protein MAARERVTIREVAAQAGVSPATVSRVLSGNYPVPPATRARVLKAARSLDYVANVHARALVGGGRSMVAVILRQVTNPFYAQVAEGVEAEASDHGRLCLVGSTGGDPRREMELVKLMREEGAGLVILVGGIVEDEAYRARVTRYAHALQGAGSRLVLCGRPSSDPELPAIVVEFDNEAGARALTSHLVSAGHRRIVFLGGLPGNSALDARVAGYRAALTAHGLDDEDAQVIDCGLGRGAGHRAMAELLARRGDFTAVFAGDDMVAAGALRAIADAGLRVPDDISVVGYNDIPLAQDFNPPLTTVRTPAEELGRAAVRLALRDSEELSAPVHHVLGTHIVVRDSVGPPAPHRETRSTGGTTPA, from the coding sequence ATGGCGGCAAGGGAACGGGTCACCATTCGCGAGGTGGCGGCGCAAGCGGGGGTCTCCCCAGCTACGGTCTCGCGCGTGCTGAGTGGCAACTACCCGGTGCCGCCCGCCACTCGCGCGCGGGTACTCAAGGCGGCCCGTTCCCTGGACTATGTCGCCAATGTCCACGCCAGGGCTTTGGTCGGCGGCGGCCGCAGCATGGTGGCCGTCATCCTGAGGCAGGTCACCAACCCGTTCTACGCGCAGGTGGCCGAGGGGGTGGAGGCCGAGGCCTCCGACCACGGCAGGCTCTGCCTGGTCGGTTCCACCGGCGGGGATCCGCGCCGCGAGATGGAGCTTGTCAAGCTCATGCGCGAGGAGGGCGCCGGCCTGGTGATTCTCGTGGGCGGGATCGTCGAGGACGAGGCCTACCGTGCGCGGGTGACACGCTATGCCCATGCGCTGCAAGGGGCGGGGTCGCGGCTCGTGTTGTGCGGACGCCCGTCCTCCGACCCCGAACTGCCCGCGATCGTCGTCGAATTCGACAACGAGGCCGGTGCTCGCGCCCTCACCAGTCACCTCGTCTCCGCGGGCCACCGACGCATCGTGTTCCTCGGCGGCCTGCCGGGCAACAGCGCTCTGGACGCCCGGGTGGCCGGCTACCGCGCGGCTCTGACGGCGCACGGCCTCGACGACGAGGACGCACAGGTCATCGACTGCGGACTCGGACGCGGTGCCGGACACCGCGCCATGGCGGAGCTGTTGGCCCGACGCGGCGACTTCACCGCCGTCTTCGCGGGTGACGACATGGTCGCGGCAGGAGCCCTGCGCGCCATCGCCGACGCCGGACTGCGTGTCCCTGACGACATCTCCGTCGTCGGCTACAACGACATACCGCTCGCCCAGGACTTCAATCCCCCGCTCACCACGGTGCGCACCCCCGCCGAGGAACTGGGACGCGCAGCAGTGCGCCTGGCCCTGCGCGACTCGGAGGAGCTGTCGGCACCCGTCCACCACGTCCTCGGGACACACATCGTCGTACGGGACAGCGTCGGTCCTCCGGCACCGCACCGTGAAACCCGCAGCACTGGAGGAACCACCCCCGCATGA
- a CDS encoding DUF2264 domain-containing protein codes for MTAPHRPTDSPPSPLPEPRVSPFTGYTRAHWEAHADRLLDGLLPHATPGLAQYRLPGRTGIAGAWSDGLEGYARSFLLASFRVAGARGRDVPGRTVIGDLITRYAEGLAAGTDPRHREHWPRITDRSQPMVEAASIAVALHETRPWLWDHLADTVRQRVAAWLGGFVGARANDSNWRLFQVITEEFLASIGAPYRRSEIDAGLARLDDWYRGDGWYTDGDGRKFDYYNALALHLYPVLWERIAGDRADPALVASHRSRLSAFLETHQYFFGSDGAPVHQGRSLTYRYATAAPLWAGALVGASPLPPGRTRRLASGALKHFADRGVPDDDGVLSLGWYRPFLPVTQAYSGPASPYWASKAFLGLLLPPEHPAWTAPEEPSPVDLADRCLALPAPGWLIHSTAGDGIVRLVNHGSDRLPPSPAPSHHSPHYSRFAYSSATAPETPPEGEPEAPDNHIALIEPAGSATVRGRIHPLHARGHHAASWHAPSTEEGEGPSVIVTTSVVRGPWEVRVHRVQGPAGASVREGGWAVACDEAPPVEETGAGRAVARRADGLTTALFGLLGWNEGGHAPAGEVDQARNRNAVGVFSATPLLRLSRYPGGSLLLATLVVLTADPELRDAVSELASLAYARPTPDGSVEVGFPDGTSTRVGSDLLTARPASSDGRHDDRH; via the coding sequence ATGACCGCGCCACATCGTCCGACCGACTCGCCCCCTTCGCCACTGCCGGAACCACGCGTCTCCCCGTTCACGGGCTACACCCGTGCTCACTGGGAGGCCCACGCGGACAGGCTGCTGGACGGTCTGCTGCCCCACGCCACACCCGGTCTCGCCCAGTACCGGCTTCCCGGCCGTACGGGAATAGCCGGCGCGTGGTCGGACGGCCTGGAAGGGTACGCGCGCTCGTTCCTGCTGGCCTCCTTTCGCGTCGCCGGCGCTCGGGGTCGTGACGTGCCGGGGCGGACCGTGATCGGTGACCTCATCACCCGTTACGCGGAGGGTCTCGCCGCGGGTACGGATCCGCGTCATCGGGAACACTGGCCACGCATCACCGACAGGTCGCAGCCCATGGTGGAGGCCGCGTCCATCGCCGTGGCCCTGCACGAGACACGCCCCTGGCTGTGGGACCACCTGGCGGACACCGTGCGACAGCGGGTCGCCGCGTGGCTGGGGGGCTTCGTGGGGGCTCGGGCCAACGACTCCAACTGGCGCCTCTTCCAGGTCATCACCGAGGAGTTCCTCGCCTCGATCGGTGCCCCCTACCGGCGGAGCGAGATCGACGCCGGCCTTGCGCGGCTGGACGACTGGTACCGCGGCGACGGCTGGTACACCGACGGTGACGGTCGCAAGTTCGACTACTACAACGCCCTCGCGCTCCACCTCTATCCAGTGCTCTGGGAACGCATCGCGGGAGACCGCGCGGACCCCGCCCTGGTCGCCTCCCACCGGTCCCGGCTGAGCGCCTTCCTCGAAACCCACCAGTACTTCTTCGGCTCCGACGGCGCTCCCGTCCACCAGGGCCGTTCGCTCACGTACCGCTACGCCACCGCGGCCCCGCTGTGGGCCGGAGCGCTGGTGGGTGCCTCCCCACTGCCTCCCGGCCGCACCCGCCGCCTCGCCTCAGGAGCCCTGAAACACTTCGCCGACCGCGGCGTACCGGACGACGACGGCGTGCTGAGTCTCGGGTGGTACCGGCCCTTCCTGCCCGTCACCCAGGCGTACTCCGGCCCGGCCTCTCCCTACTGGGCGAGCAAGGCGTTCCTCGGCCTCCTGCTGCCCCCGGAGCATCCGGCGTGGACCGCCCCGGAGGAGCCGTCCCCTGTCGACCTCGCCGACCGGTGTCTCGCCCTGCCCGCTCCGGGCTGGCTCATCCACTCAACGGCCGGCGACGGAATCGTTCGCCTCGTCAACCACGGCAGCGACCGGCTGCCCCCTTCACCGGCCCCCTCCCATCACAGCCCGCACTACAGCCGGTTCGCCTATTCCAGTGCCACGGCTCCGGAAACACCACCGGAGGGCGAGCCCGAAGCGCCGGACAATCACATCGCGCTGATCGAGCCGGCCGGTTCGGCAACTGTCCGGGGCAGGATCCATCCCCTGCACGCCCGTGGTCACCACGCCGCGTCCTGGCACGCTCCGTCGACGGAGGAGGGTGAGGGGCCGTCGGTCATCGTCACGACCAGCGTCGTGCGCGGCCCGTGGGAAGTGCGGGTGCACCGCGTCCAAGGGCCGGCCGGAGCATCCGTACGGGAAGGCGGTTGGGCCGTAGCCTGCGACGAGGCTCCCCCGGTCGAGGAGACCGGCGCGGGCAGGGCAGTGGCCCGCAGAGCGGATGGGCTGACCACAGCGCTCTTCGGCCTGCTCGGATGGAACGAGGGCGGCCATGCGCCGGCCGGGGAGGTGGACCAGGCACGTAACAGGAACGCGGTCGGGGTCTTCTCGGCCACGCCCTTGCTGCGTCTCTCCCGGTACCCCGGCGGATCACTCCTACTGGCCACGCTCGTCGTACTCACGGCCGACCCGGAACTGCGCGACGCCGTGTCCGAACTCGCAAGCCTTGCGTACGCCCGCCCGACGCCCGACGGATCGGTCGAGGTCGGCTTCCCCGACGGCACCAGCACCCGCGTCGGAAGTGACCTGTTGACCGCACGTCCGGCCTCCTCGGATGGCCGGCACGACGACAGGCATTAA